The proteins below are encoded in one region of Segatella copri:
- a CDS encoding ISL3 family transposase: MVLVSTATHAFCDRCGKKTTHTRGWQKRTVTMCPLGCKRFVLTLYMRRFYCQSDKHIFVEQQTKWLNKYARFSVRCIELMNLLHIHMSSVSTSKVMRKMGITCCPNTCINHLKKIQRLPDRTARNIGIDDFAKRKRHTYGSVIVDHDTGEILELIDSRDSSIVANVLKQYKKVNTITRDRGRCFIKAIKQGAPSAHAITDKFHVIEDLTSAVFPKILQEFLHKRMELLTQGLVGPIKPQISRGWLYNSIYAVLESMCKDARRIKKMTEWNTFMDLYARQGLTLSEIHDKTGFDGFKMGKLRNTKYEDLLNPTQLRAYKAIESITNRILCKKSLDYSVVTKGLHSTEKKEILKRLLFLLRGKWKEDWKAYDDAYKAFLAKATIRNEEYDLWNSIVHFNWKTKTETVRLFLQDLHVTDLAYYITTFQGILSGEVKMNLYKWINMVIGCGNEKMEKFAKGLIKDYSAINNSIASKLNNGILEGSVNKIKTAKRIMGGRASISLLQIKVSSNLDT, encoded by the coding sequence ATGGTTCTCGTGAGTACGGCTACCCATGCCTTCTGCGACCGTTGTGGCAAGAAAACCACTCATACCCGTGGCTGGCAAAAGAGAACGGTCACGATGTGTCCTTTAGGGTGTAAACGGTTTGTTCTCACCCTTTACATGCGCCGTTTTTACTGCCAGTCTGATAAACATATATTTGTAGAGCAACAGACGAAGTGGCTAAACAAATATGCAAGATTCAGTGTAAGATGCATAGAGTTGATGAACCTGCTTCATATACATATGTCATCTGTGTCGACCTCCAAGGTCATGAGAAAGATGGGAATCACTTGCTGTCCAAATACTTGCATAAATCATTTGAAAAAGATCCAAAGACTTCCAGACAGGACTGCCAGGAATATAGGCATAGATGACTTTGCCAAGAGAAAGAGACATACCTATGGCAGTGTTATCGTAGACCATGACACAGGCGAGATTTTGGAACTGATAGACTCTAGAGATTCTTCGATTGTGGCAAATGTCTTGAAACAATACAAGAAAGTCAATACTATCACTCGTGATAGGGGACGATGCTTCATTAAGGCTATCAAGCAAGGAGCCCCATCAGCACATGCTATCACAGACAAATTCCATGTCATTGAAGACTTGACGAGCGCAGTCTTTCCAAAGATTCTGCAGGAGTTTTTGCATAAGAGAATGGAGTTGCTGACTCAAGGTCTAGTTGGTCCCATTAAGCCACAAATAAGTAGAGGTTGGCTTTATAACAGCATATATGCAGTCTTGGAATCGATGTGCAAGGATGCAAGAAGAATCAAGAAAATGACTGAATGGAACACTTTCATGGATCTTTATGCAAGGCAAGGACTGACTTTGAGTGAAATCCATGACAAAACAGGGTTTGATGGATTTAAGATGGGAAAGCTAAGGAACACCAAATATGAGGACTTGCTCAACCCAACGCAACTAAGGGCTTACAAAGCCATAGAATCTATTACAAATAGGATTCTCTGTAAAAAGTCATTGGATTACTCTGTGGTTACCAAGGGGTTACATTCTACAGAGAAGAAAGAAATACTGAAAAGACTTCTTTTTCTACTGAGAGGAAAATGGAAGGAAGACTGGAAGGCATACGATGATGCCTACAAGGCATTTCTTGCAAAGGCAACTATCAGGAACGAAGAGTATGACCTTTGGAATTCAATAGTTCACTTCAACTGGAAAACCAAGACGGAGACTGTCAGATTGTTTCTGCAGGACTTGCATGTTACCGATTTAGCCTATTATATAACAACATTTCAAGGCATTTTGAGCGGAGAGGTCAAAATGAACTTGTACAAATGGATTAACATGGTCATAGGATGTGGTAATGAGAAAATGGAAAAGTTTGCCAAAGGACTGATTAAGGACTATTCCGCCATCAATAATTCTATTGCTAGCAAATTGAACAATGGAATCCTTGAAGGTTCGGTCAACAAGATAAAGACCGCAAAGCGAATTATGGGTGGAAGAGCATCGATTTCTCTTTTGCAGATAAAGGTCTCCTCAAACTTAGATACATAA
- a CDS encoding HU family DNA-binding protein, which translates to MEVKGTLKYRKVQRTPQTGENAGKKKWYAAAVTDREVDFEGFVSHISDNGSPYSRGTIHGVLMDALDHLQELILDGKSVRLSDLGLFSIGMSSKAEDTKEKVTAASVEGVHLIVRNTKSWSNTELRKKCKIQEYGGNIGTDGEGTTGGGTTGGGTEQGGGDGTSQGGGTQGGGDGLE; encoded by the coding sequence ATGGAAGTAAAAGGAACATTGAAATATCGTAAAGTACAGCGCACACCTCAGACTGGTGAAAACGCAGGTAAGAAGAAGTGGTATGCGGCTGCGGTAACTGACCGCGAAGTGGACTTCGAGGGATTCGTATCGCATATCTCTGACAACGGCTCGCCTTACTCACGAGGTACCATCCACGGTGTGCTGATGGATGCACTCGACCATCTGCAGGAGCTGATTCTCGACGGCAAGAGCGTGCGTCTCTCTGACCTCGGATTGTTCTCCATCGGTATGAGCTCCAAGGCGGAGGATACCAAGGAGAAGGTGACGGCTGCCAGCGTGGAGGGCGTGCACCTGATTGTGAGAAACACGAAGAGCTGGAGCAATACTGAGCTGCGCAAGAAGTGCAAGATTCAGGAGTACGGCGGCAATATCGGCACCGACGGAGAGGGCACCACAGGCGGTGGTACTACCGGTGGCGGCACTGAACAGGGCGGCGGCGACGGCACCAGCCAAGGCGGTGGTACGCAGGGCGGCGGCGACGGGCTTGAATAA
- the mobV gene encoding MobV family relaxase, giving the protein MRCTFKTVFYVNGSKERNGIVPIMGRVTINGTIAQFSCKQSVTKAIWDAKGNRAIAHRIKTAGIKRKITNDQVRVIRTMLSGTHEDMMNIAANGQLDDWCNDSLKWLQDTFGKENVVSVVLHMDEHTPHLHASIVPIVIGERRKARSKPTEEGKRTYRKKANAVRLFADDVLNRDKMIGYHDSYAEAMGKYGLKRGVRGSDARHTTTTQYYRNIKRETERLQNCMKLLQSDVEEAERLLKQTKSEINTEKLQAAKTEAKTAFVSKIGSLLGSGKLKEVEQHNRKLCELVTDREQYIDELHEKIQRTEDSHSKQLDEMQRKHQSEVANLESKHSTEVTMLNDIIRKAKRWFPMLEARLQMEDLCRKIGFTVEQIGVLLTGKALNFSGSLYSEEHRRKFNVENAEIKVFSDSTKPNQLFLYINRQPIIEWFKEQWNISKDRRNHHFRL; this is encoded by the coding sequence ATGAGATGCACTTTCAAGACAGTCTTCTATGTAAATGGAAGCAAGGAGAGAAACGGAATTGTCCCTATCATGGGACGTGTGACAATCAACGGAACTATCGCACAGTTCAGTTGCAAGCAGAGCGTTACCAAGGCTATCTGGGATGCCAAGGGCAACAGAGCCATCGCCCACCGCATCAAGACGGCAGGCATCAAGCGTAAGATAACCAACGACCAGGTGAGGGTGATAAGAACCATGCTGTCTGGAACGCACGAGGACATGATGAACATCGCAGCCAATGGGCAGCTTGATGATTGGTGCAACGACAGCTTGAAATGGTTACAAGACACGTTTGGCAAGGAAAATGTTGTTTCGGTTGTTCTGCACATGGACGAGCACACGCCACACCTCCATGCCTCCATCGTTCCAATAGTGATAGGCGAGCGGAGAAAGGCAAGAAGCAAACCTACGGAAGAGGGCAAGCGGACATACCGCAAGAAAGCCAATGCCGTGAGACTGTTTGCCGATGATGTGCTCAACCGAGACAAAATGATTGGCTATCACGACAGCTACGCTGAAGCCATGGGCAAGTATGGCTTGAAGCGAGGTGTCCGTGGATCAGATGCGAGACATACCACCACGACACAGTATTACCGCAACATCAAACGAGAGACGGAGAGACTCCAAAACTGCATGAAACTGCTGCAATCCGATGTGGAGGAAGCGGAGCGATTGCTCAAACAGACCAAGAGTGAAATCAACACGGAGAAGCTACAGGCAGCCAAGACGGAAGCCAAGACTGCCTTTGTGTCGAAGATTGGTTCTCTTTTGGGTAGTGGAAAATTGAAGGAGGTGGAGCAACACAACCGAAAGTTGTGCGAGCTTGTGACAGACCGAGAGCAATACATTGACGAACTCCATGAGAAAATTCAGCGAACGGAGGACAGTCACAGCAAACAACTTGACGAGATGCAGCGGAAGCACCAATCGGAGGTCGCGAATTTGGAGAGCAAGCACTCCACGGAGGTAACGATGCTCAACGACATCATCCGCAAAGCCAAGCGTTGGTTCCCGATGTTGGAGGCACGCTTGCAAATGGAAGACCTGTGCAGGAAGATAGGATTCACAGTCGAGCAAATCGGAGTGCTTCTGACCGGAAAGGCACTCAACTTTAGCGGTTCACTCTATTCCGAGGAACACAGAAGAAAGTTCAATGTGGAGAATGCGGAAATCAAGGTGTTTTCTGATTCTACCAAGCCGAACCAACTGTTTTTGTATATCAATAGACAGCCTATTATAGAATGGTTCAAGGAGCAATGGAATATCTCAAAAGATAGAAGAAATCATCATTTTCGATTATAA
- a CDS encoding IS110 family transposase, which produces MDKELYFGVDVSKKTLDLAYYDGETIDWKNAHIKVSNDDAGFKKIGSWVAKVGKDFDTFLFCMEYTGLYNQNFRLWLESKEYIYGMVEPRKMHRFEPDLDDDQRSLDRIKTDELDAFRIAIYCEQNHKKILRNPSKLPSPVYFKLKRLLAERKQNTKQSTLYKQQLHDISAYDTDLSVERKKLLLKNMQENQKAIDKEIDSYMNEDTSIRKNYNLLTSIPGIGRIIALETIVLTENFTAISNPRKYACYIGIAPFKKESGTSVRKKTGVSKKGFSEAKADLSIAVLSAIRNNPSIRDYWIRKRKEKCGGIVLNAVKFKLVLRMFAVIKRGTPYVETDAYKN; this is translated from the coding sequence ATGGATAAGGAACTTTACTTTGGCGTAGATGTCTCCAAGAAGACTCTCGACCTTGCTTATTATGATGGTGAAACCATCGACTGGAAGAATGCTCATATTAAGGTGAGCAATGATGATGCTGGGTTCAAAAAGATTGGCTCCTGGGTCGCAAAGGTAGGAAAAGACTTCGATACCTTTTTGTTCTGTATGGAATATACTGGACTCTATAACCAAAACTTCAGATTATGGCTGGAATCCAAAGAATATATCTATGGTATGGTGGAACCTCGCAAAATGCATCGCTTCGAGCCAGACTTGGATGATGACCAGCGCTCTCTAGACCGTATCAAGACTGATGAACTGGATGCTTTCAGAATAGCAATCTATTGTGAGCAGAACCACAAGAAGATTCTTCGCAATCCCTCCAAACTTCCTTCACCTGTCTATTTCAAGTTGAAGAGATTGCTGGCAGAGCGTAAGCAGAACACCAAGCAGTCAACTCTCTATAAGCAGCAGCTTCATGATATCAGCGCATACGATACAGACTTATCCGTTGAACGCAAGAAACTCCTGCTGAAGAACATGCAGGAAAACCAGAAAGCAATAGACAAAGAGATTGACAGCTACATGAATGAAGATACAAGCATCAGAAAGAATTACAATCTGCTGACCTCCATTCCTGGCATTGGTCGCATCATAGCGTTGGAAACCATTGTATTGACGGAAAATTTCACTGCAATCAGCAATCCTCGCAAATATGCCTGTTACATAGGAATAGCCCCTTTTAAAAAGGAATCTGGTACCTCAGTAAGAAAGAAAACGGGGGTTTCCAAGAAAGGCTTTTCTGAAGCCAAGGCAGACTTATCCATAGCTGTCCTTTCCGCCATAAGGAACAATCCTTCAATAAGAGACTATTGGATACGCAAGAGAAAGGAAAAATGCGGTGGCATCGTGCTCAATGCCGTCAAGTTCAAGCTGGTCCTTCGTATGTTTGCCGTGATAAAGCGTGGAACACCATATGTGGAGACAGATGCATATAAGAACTAA
- a CDS encoding transporter, which produces MGALGYLIFANVPFLVPIGDYCGPRLVSLMPVVLFSLLYVTFCKIEIKEMKPKAWHFILQLIRTSLALMMVVLIFEFGSDYSTKLILEGAFICFICPTAAAVAVVTEKLGGSIGSLTTYTVIANIFTMVIIPSLFPMVEKGADVSFLMMSAMVFRNVTTVLVVPLLLALLSRRFLPKWVDKVKNVKDLGFYMWCFNLTILMGETVRNMLHAEVSGVTMLLLLFVPLLVCLLQFAIGKAVGRHFGASISAGQALGQKNTVVGIWLTLTFLNPLAAVAPGAYVVWQNLVNGWQLWYKEKYGKLKW; this is translated from the coding sequence ATGGGAGCATTGGGCTACCTGATATTCGCCAATGTGCCCTTCCTGGTGCCCATTGGCGATTATTGTGGTCCGAGGTTGGTAAGTCTGATGCCGGTAGTGCTGTTCTCACTGCTCTATGTTACTTTCTGTAAGATAGAAATCAAGGAGATGAAGCCTAAGGCGTGGCATTTCATCCTCCAGCTCATCCGTACCTCGCTGGCATTGATGATGGTGGTGCTCATCTTTGAGTTCGGTTCAGATTACAGTACCAAACTGATTCTCGAGGGTGCCTTCATCTGCTTCATCTGTCCTACGGCAGCCGCCGTGGCTGTGGTTACGGAGAAGTTGGGCGGCAGTATCGGTTCGCTGACCACTTATACGGTCATCGCCAACATTTTTACGATGGTCATCATTCCGAGTCTTTTCCCGATGGTAGAGAAAGGGGCAGACGTATCGTTCCTCATGATGAGTGCGATGGTGTTCCGCAATGTCACTACCGTGCTGGTGGTGCCTCTGCTGCTTGCCTTGCTGAGCCGCAGGTTCCTGCCAAAATGGGTGGATAAGGTGAAGAATGTAAAGGATTTAGGCTTTTATATGTGGTGTTTCAACCTCACGATACTGATGGGCGAAACGGTTCGCAACATGCTCCATGCCGAGGTATCGGGCGTAACGATGCTTCTGCTGCTCTTTGTACCGCTGCTGGTATGTCTCCTCCAGTTTGCCATCGGCAAGGCGGTAGGCAGGCATTTCGGTGCGAGTATCAGTGCCGGTCAGGCGTTGGGACAGAAGAATACGGTAGTGGGCATCTGGCTCACCCTCACCTTCCTGAATCCTCTTGCTGCCGTAGCACCGGGTGCCTATGTAGTATGGCAGAATCTGGTCAATGGCTGGCAACTTTGGTATAAAGAAAAATATGGCAAGCTTAAGTGGTAA
- a CDS encoding transposase — translation MKKDEIIVLLKKQLQLANEQLQQANATVSSLTTQVNELIERIKSLEELLVQKGIAIDKANRQNKALGKLVSGKKSERQEKNPQDSMTQEEFDKKKTEQAEKRKARKNNGAKRDMHYEMKEVHVTIDPVMDAEFLKTLRLFGTRTCIRYSMEPIKFIKTVYHINTYTDGSIMYPGKTPPALLLNSSYSPSFAAGLLQMRYIYSMPVERIIKYFADNGFTLRKATANKLIARSADVLENFYKAICQVVLQQDYVSADETYHKVLLAKTKPTDKGSKKGYFWAVSAPKLGLVFFVYEDGSRSEQVILNIFSDYKGTIQSDAYAPYRKLESDAYPDIMRIACLQHVKRDFIDCGKEDKDAQEVVDILNRFYREDKKHKVGVNGWTVEDHLAYRQSYAPDILQDLLEKLEEISSRKDLLPKSTLAQAVGYALNEYNAICDIFKRGDTALDNNYIERIQRYISLSFTFAPGNKFKRIG, via the coding sequence ATGAAAAAGGACGAAATTATAGTACTTTTAAAGAAACAGCTTCAGCTTGCAAACGAACAGCTTCAGCAAGCTAATGCTACGGTGAGTTCATTGACTACACAGGTCAACGAACTCATTGAACGTATAAAGTCATTAGAAGAATTACTCGTCCAGAAAGGAATCGCCATTGACAAAGCGAATCGTCAGAACAAGGCACTCGGCAAGCTCGTTTCAGGCAAGAAGTCCGAACGTCAGGAAAAGAATCCACAAGACTCGATGACCCAGGAGGAATTTGACAAGAAGAAAACAGAGCAGGCCGAAAAGAGAAAGGCACGCAAAAACAACGGAGCCAAGCGTGACATGCATTACGAGATGAAAGAGGTGCATGTTACGATAGATCCAGTCATGGATGCAGAGTTTTTGAAGACGTTGCGTCTCTTCGGAACTCGTACCTGTATACGTTACAGCATGGAACCCATCAAATTCATCAAGACCGTGTATCACATCAACACTTATACTGATGGAAGTATCATGTATCCGGGGAAAACTCCGCCGGCTCTGTTGTTGAATTCTTCCTATTCACCTTCCTTTGCAGCAGGACTCCTGCAGATGCGATACATCTATTCCATGCCGGTAGAGCGAATCATCAAATACTTTGCCGACAATGGGTTTACGTTAAGGAAAGCCACGGCAAACAAACTGATTGCCAGAAGTGCCGATGTACTGGAAAACTTCTATAAGGCTATCTGCCAAGTAGTGTTGCAGCAGGATTATGTCTCGGCAGACGAGACATACCATAAAGTGCTGTTAGCCAAGACAAAGCCTACGGACAAGGGTTCGAAGAAAGGCTACTTCTGGGCTGTAAGTGCGCCTAAACTGGGACTTGTCTTCTTCGTATATGAGGATGGATCACGCTCTGAGCAGGTCATACTTAACATATTCTCTGATTATAAAGGTACCATACAGAGTGATGCATATGCTCCTTACCGGAAACTGGAGTCGGATGCTTATCCTGACATTATGAGAATCGCCTGCCTGCAGCATGTCAAGAGAGATTTCATCGACTGCGGCAAGGAAGACAAGGATGCTCAGGAGGTCGTAGATATCCTCAACAGATTTTATCGAGAAGACAAAAAACATAAGGTTGGGGTAAATGGATGGACCGTTGAAGACCATCTAGCCTATCGGCAGTCATATGCACCGGACATTTTGCAGGATTTATTGGAGAAACTGGAGGAAATATCTTCCAGGAAAGATTTGCTGCCCAAGTCTACCTTGGCGCAGGCGGTCGGCTATGCCCTTAATGAATATAATGCCATTTGTGACATCTTCAAAAGAGGTGATACGGCTCTCGATAACAACTACATTGAGAGAATCCAGAGATACATATCACTATCTTTTACCTTTGCACCTGGAAACAAGTTTAAACGAATTGGTTAA
- a CDS encoding smalltalk protein, which yields MMKANTWKTILQIAISFLTAIATTLGVTSCSV from the coding sequence ATGATGAAAGCAAATACCTGGAAAACGATTTTGCAGATTGCAATCTCCTTCCTCACAGCCATCGCTACTACGCTCGGAGTTACCAGCTGTAGCGTGTAA
- a CDS encoding 5'-methylthioadenosine/adenosylhomocysteine nucleosidase: MKIGIIVAMDKEFAQLKTLLTESQVERKNYKDFVIGKIGNNEVVMQQCGIGKVNSTIGAVEMIDNYHPDLVISSGVAGGADINLNVTEVVVATNCVYHDAYCGEECEFGQILGMPAFFKTPKEYVEKALAINNLPGNRHPKIHAGQIVSGEWFVDSKEKMRSILEHFPQAMAVDMESCSIAQTCHIYKTPFISFRIISDVPLKDTKAQQYFDFWAKMAEGSFNVTKAFLESL; encoded by the coding sequence ATGAAAATAGGAATTATCGTTGCGATGGACAAGGAGTTCGCGCAACTCAAAACATTATTGACCGAATCGCAGGTTGAGAGAAAAAACTATAAGGACTTCGTTATCGGAAAGATAGGCAATAACGAGGTGGTGATGCAGCAATGCGGCATCGGTAAGGTGAACAGTACCATAGGTGCCGTAGAAATGATTGACAACTATCACCCTGACCTCGTCATCTCTTCAGGCGTGGCTGGAGGCGCTGATATCAACCTCAACGTGACTGAGGTGGTGGTGGCAACCAACTGCGTTTACCATGATGCCTATTGCGGCGAGGAATGCGAATTCGGACAGATTCTAGGCATGCCTGCTTTCTTCAAAACACCTAAGGAATATGTGGAGAAGGCACTCGCCATCAACAACCTGCCGGGCAACAGGCACCCGAAGATCCACGCCGGACAGATTGTGAGCGGCGAATGGTTTGTAGACAGCAAGGAGAAGATGCGCTCTATCCTGGAACACTTCCCTCAGGCGATGGCGGTGGATATGGAGAGCTGCTCTATCGCCCAGACCTGCCACATCTACAAGACGCCTTTCATCTCCTTCCGCATCATCAGCGATGTACCGCTGAAAGATACCAAGGCACAGCAGTATTTCGACTTCTGGGCTAAAATGGCTGAAGGCTCTTTCAATGTTACCAAGGCTTTCCTCGAAAGTCTGTAA
- a CDS encoding S-ribosylhomocysteine lyase, whose product MNKIPSFTINHNKLLRGIYVSRKDEVGGEVITTFDIRMKVPNQEPCLHNGAIHTIEHLAATYLRNDEEWKDRIIYWGPMGCLTGNYLLIKGDLESKDIVELMKRTFKFIADFEGEIPGQAAKDCGNYLLHDLPMAKYEARKYLDEVLCCIREENLIYPTQD is encoded by the coding sequence ATGAATAAGATTCCAAGTTTTACAATCAATCACAATAAGCTGCTCCGCGGCATCTACGTGAGCCGTAAGGACGAAGTAGGCGGAGAAGTCATCACAACATTCGATATCCGCATGAAGGTGCCTAACCAGGAGCCTTGTCTGCACAACGGTGCCATCCATACCATCGAACACCTGGCTGCCACCTATCTGCGCAACGACGAGGAGTGGAAGGACCGCATCATCTACTGGGGACCGATGGGATGCCTCACGGGCAACTATCTCCTTATCAAGGGCGACCTGGAGAGCAAGGACATCGTGGAACTGATGAAGCGCACCTTTAAGTTTATCGCCGATTTCGAGGGTGAGATTCCAGGACAGGCGGCAAAGGACTGCGGCAACTACCTGCTCCACGACCTGCCTATGGCGAAATATGAAGCCAGAAAATATCTGGATGAGGTGCTCTGCTGCATCAGGGAAGAAAACCTCATCTACCCTACCCAGGATTAG
- a CDS encoding C39 family peptidase: protein MIDGVSLDYIEPFVTHFFKTQTFTNYKSAIDAKHPVMTDVNSQIESSAHNVLCVGYNSNTGAAIYMDPELACMYSVNAGYFLQDYNIVLTGIK, encoded by the coding sequence TTGATTGATGGTGTTTCTTTGGATTATATCGAGCCTTTTGTAACACATTTCTTTAAAACTCAAACATTTACAAATTATAAGTCTGCAATAGATGCCAAGCATCCCGTCATGACTGATGTAAATAGCCAAATAGAAAGCTCTGCCCATAATGTGTTATGTGTAGGATATAACTCCAATACGGGTGCTGCTATTTATATGGACCCTGAGCTTGCTTGTATGTACTCAGTTAATGCTGGGTATTTTTTACAAGATTATAATATAGTATTAACAGGTATAAAGTAA
- the tnpB gene encoding IS66 family insertion sequence element accessory protein TnpB (TnpB, as the term is used for proteins encoded by IS66 family insertion elements, is considered an accessory protein, since TnpC, encoded by a neighboring gene, is a DDE family transposase.), with amino-acid sequence MFGLNENTQYYVCQRYVRMNMGINGLYQIVRTEMELPPLGGAVFIFFSKNRQQVKMLKWDGDGFLLYQKRLERGTFELPFFDPQSKQCKMPYKTLSAIMSGICLKSMRYRKRLNL; translated from the coding sequence ATGTTTGGATTAAACGAAAACACCCAGTATTACGTCTGCCAGCGATATGTCCGAATGAACATGGGCATAAATGGCCTGTACCAGATTGTGAGGACGGAGATGGAGCTGCCGCCACTCGGTGGTGCCGTCTTCATCTTCTTCTCCAAGAACCGCCAGCAGGTAAAAATGCTAAAATGGGATGGCGACGGTTTCTTGCTGTATCAGAAGCGACTGGAGCGAGGAACCTTTGAATTACCATTCTTTGATCCCCAAAGCAAACAATGCAAAATGCCGTACAAGACGCTATCTGCCATCATGAGCGGAATTTGCCTGAAAAGTATGAGATATAGGAAACGGCTTAATCTATAG
- a CDS encoding IS110 family transposase encodes MKNKSFIGIDISKNVIDVSIFCEETPIKDFSHDVFNNSRKGFGEMCTWLKKNHVVLSNSLFGMEFTGSYSMELEKFLNTRNYQFCMLSTHVVKHYPMGPKDKSDKIDSAKIADFLYRYNGTECVKPYNMPDKTMQRLKALMNERKFLVEQRTCFMNRRQLCITKEDAQLYDGYIKKFSRDIENIELEEQKLLATDDSLLSTYKNLLTIPGIGFVNAINVIVITRNFTAFETARQYASYVGVAPHFRTSGTSVKWRPRPSARCDGQAKADLSMAATVVVQYDAELQSFYNRKLGGKQDSDTKRKALNAVKFKLVLRMFAIGKQNRKWEPLDSKSSNEKLAIS; translated from the coding sequence ATGAAAAATAAATCATTTATCGGCATCGACATCTCAAAAAATGTCATTGACGTATCAATTTTCTGTGAAGAAACCCCAATTAAGGACTTTTCTCACGATGTATTCAACAATTCCCGCAAGGGATTTGGCGAAATGTGCACATGGCTCAAGAAGAATCATGTGGTTCTCTCGAACAGTCTCTTCGGAATGGAGTTCACCGGCAGCTATTCCATGGAGCTGGAGAAGTTTCTTAATACCAGGAACTATCAGTTCTGCATGCTCTCCACCCATGTGGTAAAGCATTATCCCATGGGGCCCAAGGACAAGAGCGACAAGATTGACTCTGCCAAGATTGCAGACTTTCTCTATCGCTATAATGGTACTGAATGTGTCAAGCCTTATAATATGCCTGACAAGACCATGCAGAGACTCAAGGCACTGATGAATGAGCGTAAGTTCCTGGTGGAACAGCGTACATGCTTCATGAACAGAAGACAGCTATGCATCACAAAGGAAGATGCCCAGTTATATGATGGCTACATCAAAAAATTCAGCCGTGACATTGAGAACATCGAGTTGGAAGAACAGAAGTTGCTGGCTACAGACGATAGCCTCTTGTCTACTTACAAGAATCTTCTGACAATACCGGGAATAGGCTTCGTCAATGCCATAAATGTCATTGTCATTACCCGAAACTTTACCGCTTTTGAAACAGCAAGGCAATATGCCAGTTATGTCGGCGTGGCACCGCACTTCCGCACTTCAGGCACCAGTGTGAAATGGCGTCCCCGACCTTCAGCACGCTGTGATGGTCAGGCGAAAGCAGATCTATCCATGGCGGCCACAGTTGTTGTACAATATGATGCAGAGTTACAATCATTTTATAACCGTAAATTAGGAGGTAAGCAAGATTCAGACACAAAACGCAAGGCATTGAATGCCGTTAAGTTCAAACTTGTTCTCAGAATGTTCGCTATAGGTAAGCAGAACAGAAAATGGGAACCGTTGGATTCAAAGAGCAGCAATGAAAAACTTGCAATATCATAA